The window agagagagaaaaaaaatcagtttagtCGTAGGGAGATTTTGCCAGCGCGTGTTGTCGGGTCGGGTCCATAGAAAAGGCGCCGACGATTCCCCGCTTGTCTCCCGTGTGACTCCAGGTCGCCCTCGCCGGAGCCCATTTACAACAGCGAGGGCAAAAGGCTGAACACCCGCGAGTACCGCACGCGCAAGAAGATCGAAGAGGAACGACACGCCCTCATCACCGAAATGGTCGGCCTCAACCCCGAATTCAAGCCGCCCGCCGATTACAAGTAAGCGGGATAGTAAACGCGCCAGCCATCAAGAAACGGCCATTTCAATgtgtttgattttgttgttcTTCTCCAACCTTTGCAGACCTCCAGCCACCCGAGTCAATGACAAAGTGATGATTCCGCAAGACGAATATCCCGAGATCAACTTTGTCGGCCTGCTCATCGGACCGCGGTGAGTTCCCACTCGCCGCTcttggcggtggcggcggcggcggcgttctGGCTTCTCAATGGCGCGCTGGCTTTCCCCGTCCTCAGCGGCAACACCTTGAAGAACATCGAGAAAGAGTGCTGCGCCAAAATCATGATCCGCGGCAAAGGCTCGGTGAAGGAGGGCAAGGTGGGCAGAAAGGACGGTCAGATGCTGCCCGGCGAAGACGAGCCCCTCCACGCTCTGGTCACGGCGAACACCATGGAGAACGTCAAGAAAGCGGTGGAGCAGGTATCGCCCCCGTCCGCCCGGCCACCTTTCGAGCTGCCGAGCGGGTCTTGACGGACGGCGCCGCGCCCGCAGATCCGCAACATCCTGAAGCAAGGCATCGAGACGCCCGAGGACCAGAACGACCTGCGCAAGATGCAGCTGAGGGAGCTCGCCAGGCTCAACGGCACGTTGCGGGAAGATGACAACAGGTTGGTCGGCGACCCGTGCCGTCGCGGGTGAACAAAAAGCCATTGGAACACACCCGGTCTGCGGTCTGCGTAGGATCCTCCGTCCCTGGCAGAACACGGAGCCCCGCAGCATCACCAACACCACCTTGTGTACCAAGTGCGGCGGCGCGGGCCACATCTCTTCCGACTGCAAGTACACCAGGTACGGATGCGTCCGGTCTTCCCCGCCCGGCATCCCCTTCCAAAGGTCACCTGTTTCCCACCCGTGCTCTGCGCAGTTCCTTCTCCACCCAGAGAGGGCCGGGCGGCGAGCCCCCCCAGTCGGCGCAGGACAAGGCTCGGATGGACAAGGAGTATCTGTCGCTCATGGCCGAGCTGGGCGAAGGCCCCATCCCGGGATCGGGTCCAGGCCCGGGACACTCAGGCGGCGGGCAGGGAGGACCTCCCCGGCCCTCGGCGCCCAGCAGCCAGGCGCCACCGGttggtttatttgttttttttttaaaatcaaagatCCCGAATCTTCTGACTTGGACTTTTCTCGTGACTCAGAGCCGGCCTCCCTGGATGGCCTCGAGCGCCAACGACAACAGGAACTACCACGCCATGCACCCGGGCGGACATCACAACTACCCGCCGCCCATGGGCATGGCGGCGCCGGGCATGGGGGCGCCGGGCATGGGGGGTCCAGGCATGGGGGCGCCGGGTATGGGGGCGCCGGGCATGGTGGCGGCAGGCATGGGGGGTCCCCCCATGTCCCACAACCCCAACGGCATGCCGCCGCCGTGGATGCAGCCGCCCCCACCGCCGATGGGTCAGAGCCCGGGACATCACGGACACCCCATGGGTGAGCTCTCGAACCAATCGCCGGCGCGGCAGACTCGTTTCCGCTGGGGTGACCGTTCCCTCTCCTCTAGGAATGATGCCACCCCCGATGGGCATGATGCCTCCTCCCCCACCACCTCCCAACAGTCAGCCGCCTCCGCCCCCTTCCGGGCCCCTGCCGCCGTGGCAACAGCcggccccgcctcctcctccgacGACCAGCATGGCCACCAGCTCGTCGCTGCCCTGGCAACAAAGTAAGGATGCCCTTAAAGCAACGCACGTTGGACCTTTGTATCCATTGCTAACTGACCCCCCCTTCCCCCCACACAGACACCCCCACCACATCAAGCCCGGGGACCGGCGCTCTTCCTCCGTGGCAACAACAATCCTTGGTTTCGGCGCCCCAACCCCCACCGCCCATGGGCGCCCCCTCCATGGTACCGCCTCCTCCGGGAGTGCAGCCACCCCTGCCCCCGGGCgcccctcctcctccaccgccgccgccccccgGCTCCACCAGCATGATGTACGCCCctccgccgcccccgccgccgaTGGATCCCTCCAACTTTGTCATGATGGGGATGGGGGTTCCCGGCATGCCGCCGTTTGGCAtgcctccggcacccccgcctcCTCCGCCCCAGAATTAACTCTGACGGCGCCGTACGTCCGATCCGTTGGAAGCGGGGGGCGGGGTGCCGCCCCCCGCTTCAAATGGCCGGGACGTCCACTCCCGATAAACTCTttgaaattcacagcaaaaggatgaaaagagccgcAAAAGATTGGACGCCCACCACCGTCCGTCTCTCTGTTGAGAAAGCTAAGCGGTTTTCGACGCTACCTGATAATACTTTCAATATTTTGGGCCAGTGGCAGCAGCAGGTATGTCACAAAGTCACATTTGCGTTCGTTTTGTGTACGTAAAGAAGTCTTTTTGAAGTCCGTATGAAAGAAAAGACTCCGTCTGTATACGCGTGTCGTGGCGGCTCTCGGGCATCGGTGCCACGGCGCTCTGCCGTTTTTTTTGTCTACCGAATAAACACCCGAAAGGTTTGTTTTCAATTACTTGCACGGTCCATTTCAATAGCTGATTGTGTTCTTAGTTGGGGGGAAGAAAGTTCTACTCCAATGCCCAGTGGTGGCTTTGGGTTAACTCAAGAGTATaatatttttgtaataaaacAAGGAGTGTTGTAGTTTTGGAAGATTTGATTGTATGTTTCCCAACTTGTGCATTTCCAATCCCTCAGAACTAgaccttatttttttgtttgtgtgcctCCTTCCACTAGCAAATGAAGCTGTACAAATGTTGATTTTAGTCATTTATCCTGTCGAGACTTTTGAATGGATTGCTtgataagaaataaaatgattcGTCGAGCGACGTCTCCTTCAAACGGTGCCCTTTTATGTTCAAAATGGAGGTCCTGGTAGGAGGATGTCTGTTCTTTTCCTAAACTATGTTGACTTTAGGCCACAAAGTGTGAAATTCGCCGCTACAATGATGTGTTAAAACTCTTTAAACAAGCTCTCGTGAAATATACACGACTAATCATCATATCACGTCGACGGGAGCCTCGCGTGTGTCTTGTGACGCACTTGTCGCCTTCACCGGAACTGCTTTTGTTTTGACAGGAGGCCACCAGAAGTAGGTCTACCCGCTTCCGTTAACTTGACGGATCGTATATATAGCGCAGAGTGTCGACTTCCGTCTGGACTGTGGTTTCACAGGTGCTATTCATTTCAACTCTTAATTACGGCGTGAAAGTAAACGGTCGCCATGTCTAAACCATTGACAGACCAGGAAAAGCGTAAACAGATTTCGGTCCGAGGTCTGGCCGGCGTAGAGAACGTAGCGGACCTCAAGCTGAATTTTAACCGACATCTCCATTTCACCCTCGTCAAGGACCGCAATGTCGCCACCAAGCGGGACTACTACTTCGCGCTGGCGAACACCGTCCGAGACCACTTGGTGGGTCGCTGGATTCGGACGCAGCAGCACTACTACGAGACGGACCCGAAGGTACTGTCTGTCGTACGTGGGTCGTGTGCCGCAGTCCGGCACGTAGGCTCGGCTGAGGGGAGGGGGCCGGCCCTTCGTGCGCCGGGGGTGCTGCAGTGATGAGTGATGGGGCCGTGGGAATGCGACACAAGAGAGCACGGCcttatatagatatttttttcacccATTCCGAATCATGTCAATGTCAACCAAATCCTCTTTTATCCCACACAAGTGCTTACATAACGGGCCTCATTAGTATTTCCTTCTGCTTTCCCTACTGGGCCTCGCCGAACTTATTGCCTGTCAGTGACAACAATACATTCAGCTGGACCGGCCCTAAATGcttatctttcagtgccattgacgtcggCGGACGTCTCGTCCGTTTTGGACCGGGGCTGAATTTCTTGGCCGCTTCCTTCCCGGTCAAAATCTGGTCTTGTTAAACCGGTCCACGTTTTGCCTTCTTCACGCAGCGGGTCTACTATATCTCTCTGGAGTTCTACATGGGCCGGACCCTCCAGAACACCATGGTCAACCTGGCTTTGGAGAACGCTTGCGACGAGGCCACGTACCAGGTAGGGTGAACGGAGGGATGGGACGCCGCCGGCGACCGGTTATCCCACCAAAGACCTTCTCTGGGTGCTGTTTCGTAGCTTGGACTGGACATGGAGGAGCTGCAGGACATGGAGGAAGACGCGGGTCTGGGCAACGGCGGTTTGGGACGTCTGGCCGGTGGGTGAGCCGCCGTCTTCCCACTCGGTCGCTCGAGGAACGGGTTCTGATGGCCCCAATGTCGGTCCTCAGCTTGCTTCCTGGACTCCATGGCCTCTCTCGGCCTGGCCGCTTACGGATACGGCATCCGCTACGAGTTCGGCATCTTCAATCAGAAAATTGTGGACGGTCGGCAGGTATGGCGGTTTTGGGTGGGCGTGTCCTAAATTTGATGAGGCGACCTGGCGACAATAGCACATTTTTCCAACCCCATACGCACATTGCATACGTCAACAAAATAACATggagttaaaataaacaaaaacattctgTACTATTCACAAATAGACTGACTGACACAAATTTTCTAGAACAAAAGTCTAGCAACAGTAAAAATACAACCAAGATCGCTCAATGTATACcataattatattaaaatatgaaaatacatatgtaaaacaaagacaaaacttCATAGTTTCCtgttctgattttaaaaaatgtcatatttggACTCTGGTAGCAAATGGGGATGCCATTAATGTCACTACCCCCATCTAGTGGCGACGCTGAAAAGTGCGAGAGAGAATTTCGCCTTTTTTTCCGGCCAATGCTATTTTTTCAATTCACTGCGGACCAATAAAAACTTATTTTGGATAGCCCTGGTTTAGCAAAACGAAGGGGAAATAATCCCACCCATATTTCCATGCTTGAATCCAATATCCGCCCGATTGAAGTACCGCAAATTGTCGAGCAAACGCTTGACGATGACGCTCTATTGGCGCAGGTGGAGGAAGCCGACGACTGGCTCCGCTACGGTAACCCCTGGGAGAAGGCACGCCCCGAGTACATGCGCCCGGTCCACTTCTACGGGAGGGTGGAGCACGGGCCCGACGGCGTCAAGTGGGTCGACACTCAGGCAAGTCCCGGGAGGGAGACCGAGTCTCTCGTGTCGCCCGACGAGTGAGCTCCTACCGTTTTCCCCCCAGGTGGTCCTGGCTCTACCCTACGACACCCCGGTGCCCGGCTACCGAAACAACGTGGTCAACACCATGAGGCTGTGGTCCGCCAAAGCCCCGTGTGACTTCAACCTCCAAGACTGTGAGTACGCACGCCGGCGACGTCGGGGCGACGCCGACGTTGAATGGCGTTTGCCGTCCGCCCCGCCAGTTAATGTCGGCGGCTACATCCAAGCGGTGCTGGACAGGAACTTGGCGGAGAACATCTCAAGGGTTCTTTACCCCAACGACAATGTGAGCGCACCGGTACCCGCCTCGCCGTTTACTCCGAATTGTTTTAACG is drawn from Stigmatopora argus isolate UIUO_Sarg chromosome 20, RoL_Sarg_1.0, whole genome shotgun sequence and contains these coding sequences:
- the sf1 gene encoding splicing factor 1; translated protein: MATGANATPLGKLHPSIGAKRGFEAGPGAGNGMMPTAAPVVSFPPVQVFQPPVVTQAFAQTHQFSPPSGFSPQQQDFNQKKQRKKSRWSSETPDQKTVIPGMPTVIPPGLTRDQERAYIVQLQIEDLTRKLRTGDLGIPVNPEDRSPSPEPIYNSEGKRLNTREYRTRKKIEEERHALITEMVGLNPEFKPPADYKPPATRVNDKVMIPQDEYPEINFVGLLIGPRGNTLKNIEKECCAKIMIRGKGSVKEGKVGRKDGQMLPGEDEPLHALVTANTMENVKKAVEQIRNILKQGIETPEDQNDLRKMQLRELARLNGTLREDDNRILRPWQNTEPRSITNTTLCTKCGGAGHISSDCKYTSSFSTQRGPGGEPPQSAQDKARMDKEYLSLMAELGEGPIPGSGPGPGHSGGGQGGPPRPSAPSSQAPPSRPPWMASSANDNRNYHAMHPGGHHNYPPPMGMAAPGMGAPGMGGPGMGAPGMGAPGMVAAGMGGPPMSHNPNGMPPPWMQPPPPPMGQSPGHHGHPMGMMPPPMGMMPPPPPPPNSQPPPPPSGPLPPWQQPAPPPPPTTSMATSSSLPWQQNTPTTSSPGTGALPPWQQQSLVSAPQPPPPMGAPSMVPPPPGVQPPLPPGAPPPPPPPPPGSTSMMYAPPPPPPPMDPSNFVMMGMGVPGMPPFGMPPAPPPPPPQN